Proteins co-encoded in one Enterobacter sp. R4-368 genomic window:
- the ypdK gene encoding membrane protein YpdK: MKYFFMGISVMVIVWAGTFALMI; encoded by the coding sequence GTGAAATATTTCTTTATGGGCATTTCGGTGATGGTTATTGTGTGGGCCGGCACATTCGCCCTGATGATCTAA